One Cellulosimicrobium protaetiae genomic region harbors:
- a CDS encoding DinB family protein: MDTTASPDGGPATAKDPEFPPVPADTKDWTWVMERPCPECGFVAAEVTPDRVGAAVRDAVPRYVGALGREDVRVRPDATTWSVLEYAAHVRDVFSIFDVRVQSMIEGDDPRFANWDQDATAVEEDYAHQDPAVVARELEIAGDRVAGRFDALVPDQWERPGRRSNGSVFTVRTLGQYFVHDVVHHLHDVGA, translated from the coding sequence ATGGACACGACCGCGTCGCCCGACGGCGGCCCCGCCACCGCCAAGGACCCGGAATTCCCGCCCGTGCCCGCGGACACCAAGGACTGGACGTGGGTCATGGAGCGGCCGTGCCCGGAGTGCGGGTTCGTGGCGGCCGAGGTGACGCCCGACCGCGTGGGGGCCGCCGTGCGCGACGCGGTCCCGCGCTACGTCGGCGCCCTGGGCCGCGAGGACGTGCGCGTGCGTCCCGACGCCACGACGTGGTCCGTGCTCGAGTACGCGGCGCACGTCCGCGACGTGTTCTCGATCTTCGACGTGCGCGTGCAGTCCATGATCGAGGGCGACGACCCCCGGTTCGCCAACTGGGACCAGGACGCGACGGCCGTCGAGGAGGACTACGCGCACCAGGACCCGGCGGTCGTGGCGCGCGAGCTCGAGATCGCGGGCGACCGCGTCGCGGGTCGCTTCGACGCACTCGTCCCCGACCAGTGGGAACGGCCCGGGCGACGCTCGAACGGGTCGGTGTTCACGGTCCGCACGCTCGGCCAGTACTTCGTGCACGACGTCGTCCACCACCTGCACGACGTCGGCGCCTGA